Proteins co-encoded in one Micrococcales bacterium genomic window:
- a CDS encoding 4-hydroxy-tetrahydrodipicolinate reductase: MIRVGVVGAAGRMGRTVCGAVDAAEDMAVLARVDVGDPLELVDDCDVVIDFTAPDVVMDTLRHCVPAGVHVVVGTSGFDAARLSQVEQLLESHPQVGVLVAPNFSIGAVLMMRFAAIAAPYFESVEVIEMHHPDKVDAPSGTAVRTAEMIAAARDGRRSPDATTTSMAGARGASVEDVTVHSVRLRGLVAHQEVLLGAAGESLTIRHDSIDRVSFMPGVLLGVREVGQHPGLTVGLDEFLGLA, translated from the coding sequence ATGATCCGGGTAGGCGTCGTCGGGGCGGCCGGTCGCATGGGCCGGACCGTGTGTGGGGCCGTCGACGCCGCCGAGGACATGGCGGTCCTGGCACGCGTCGACGTCGGCGACCCCTTGGAACTGGTCGACGACTGCGACGTGGTGATCGACTTCACCGCGCCGGATGTGGTCATGGACACGCTGCGGCACTGCGTCCCGGCCGGGGTCCACGTCGTGGTGGGCACCAGCGGTTTCGACGCCGCGCGGCTCAGCCAGGTCGAGCAACTCCTCGAATCGCACCCGCAGGTCGGCGTGCTCGTGGCACCCAACTTCAGCATCGGTGCGGTCCTGATGATGCGCTTCGCAGCCATTGCCGCGCCCTACTTCGAGTCGGTGGAAGTCATCGAGATGCACCATCCGGACAAGGTGGACGCGCCCTCGGGAACGGCGGTCCGCACCGCCGAGATGATCGCGGCCGCCCGCGACGGCAGGCGCAGCCCGGATGCGACGACCACCTCCATGGCGGGGGCCCGGGGGGCCAGCGTCGAGGATGTGACTGTGCATTCGGTCCGGCTGCGCGGGCTGGTGGCCCACCAGGAGGTGCTGCTCGGAGCCGCGGGGGAATCGCTGACGATCCGGCACGACAGCATCGACCGGGTCTCTTTCATGCCCGGGGTCCTGCTGGGCGTCCGCGAAGTCGGCCAGCATCCGGGACTGACCGTCGGACTGGACGAGTTCCTGGGCCTGGCATGA
- a CDS encoding dTDP-4-dehydrorhamnose 3,5-epimerase family protein, with product MVIEPLRIPGAYLVTPAAHVDDRGEFYEWYRPDRLAEATGADWCVQQANVSQSRQGALRGIHFADVPPGQAKYVTCVQGRVADVVVDIRVGSPTFGRWIPIELDARRKSAVLISEGLGHGFQALTEDATVMYLLSHRYDPAIEHGVNPLCPTLAIRWPIPDPVLSDKDRLAPSLKEAAAQGLLPHYVG from the coding sequence GTGGTCATCGAACCGTTGCGCATCCCCGGCGCCTACCTCGTCACTCCCGCCGCGCATGTCGACGACCGCGGCGAGTTCTACGAGTGGTACCGCCCCGACCGCCTGGCCGAGGCCACCGGCGCCGACTGGTGCGTCCAGCAGGCCAACGTTTCCCAGTCCCGCCAAGGGGCTTTGCGCGGCATCCACTTCGCGGATGTCCCGCCGGGGCAGGCGAAGTACGTCACGTGTGTGCAGGGCCGGGTGGCCGACGTGGTGGTGGACATCCGCGTCGGTTCGCCGACGTTCGGCCGCTGGATCCCCATCGAACTCGACGCGCGACGCAAGTCGGCAGTGCTGATCAGCGAGGGCCTCGGACACGGATTCCAGGCGCTCACTGAGGACGCCACGGTCATGTACCTGCTCTCACATCGCTACGACCCGGCCATCGAGCACGGCGTCAACCCTCTGTGCCCGACGCTGGCGATACGCTGGCCGATACCCGACCCGGTGCTCTCGGACAAGGATCGCCTGGCCCCGTCGTTGAAGGAGGCCGCAGCCCAAGGGTTGTTGCCGCACTACGTGGGGTGA
- a CDS encoding FAD-binding oxidoreductase, with protein MPDMTLQSLTGWGRCTWSQAHVAHPADAGRAAELVAGATSVLGRGLGRAYGDAAQNAGGLVIATDRLQDSSAPGPVMDVAAGVSIDDLLRETVPAGYFVPVTPGTRYVTIGGALASDIQGKNHHADGALSAHTDSIDLVLADGEKVTVGPDQDPELFWATAGGMGLTGLITGARIRMRPIETSQLLVDTTRAKNLDDLIAAMYEADSSHRYSVAWVDTLATGRTLGRSVLTVGDFAGVGDLPVKKRSRPLAYSPAKPLTAPTTMPNMALNRWSVSAFNEMWFRKAPKHRVGEVQSIPTFFHPLDGVAEWNRIYGTRGFLQYQVIVPDGHEDLLRSMLERFAAAACPVFLAVLKRFGPEGPSPITFALKGWTLALDIPTDVPGLAQLLDDMDDEVAQAGGRIYLTKDSRMSPATFRAMYPKAKDFQRVRDRVDPQRKFRSDLSERLGL; from the coding sequence GTGCCGGACATGACCCTTCAAAGCCTCACCGGTTGGGGCCGCTGCACGTGGTCGCAGGCGCATGTCGCACATCCCGCCGATGCTGGCCGGGCCGCCGAACTCGTGGCCGGCGCGACCTCGGTGCTGGGCCGCGGCCTCGGTCGGGCCTACGGGGACGCCGCGCAGAACGCCGGGGGTCTGGTCATCGCCACCGACCGGTTGCAGGACAGTTCCGCGCCAGGTCCGGTGATGGATGTCGCAGCTGGCGTTTCGATCGACGACCTCCTGCGGGAGACCGTGCCCGCCGGGTACTTCGTTCCCGTCACACCTGGTACCCGTTACGTCACCATCGGTGGGGCGCTGGCCTCCGACATCCAGGGCAAGAACCACCACGCCGACGGGGCGCTGTCGGCCCACACCGATTCCATCGACCTTGTGCTGGCCGACGGAGAGAAGGTCACCGTGGGCCCGGATCAGGATCCGGAGTTGTTCTGGGCCACAGCCGGCGGGATGGGCCTGACCGGGCTGATCACCGGGGCACGGATCCGGATGCGGCCCATCGAAACCTCGCAGTTGCTCGTCGACACCACCCGTGCGAAGAACCTCGACGACCTCATCGCGGCGATGTACGAGGCCGACTCCAGCCACCGCTATTCAGTCGCCTGGGTGGACACGCTGGCCACCGGCCGCACGCTCGGCCGCAGTGTCTTGACGGTGGGCGACTTCGCCGGTGTCGGGGACCTGCCGGTCAAGAAGCGCAGCCGCCCGCTCGCCTACTCCCCTGCGAAGCCTCTGACCGCGCCCACCACCATGCCCAATATGGCCCTGAACCGATGGAGTGTGTCGGCGTTCAACGAGATGTGGTTCCGCAAGGCCCCCAAGCACAGGGTGGGGGAGGTGCAGAGCATCCCCACGTTCTTCCATCCGCTGGATGGGGTGGCCGAGTGGAACCGCATCTACGGTACGCGCGGATTCCTGCAGTACCAGGTGATCGTTCCCGACGGTCATGAGGACCTGCTGCGCTCGATGCTGGAGCGCTTCGCCGCGGCGGCCTGCCCGGTCTTCCTGGCGGTGCTCAAGCGGTTCGGTCCCGAGGGCCCGAGCCCGATCACCTTCGCACTGAAGGGCTGGACGCTGGCCCTGGACATCCCCACGGACGTGCCCGGCCTCGCTCAGCTGCTCGACGACATGGACGACGAGGTCGCGCAGGCCGGTGGGCGCATCTACCTGACGAAGGACTCGCGGATGTCGCCGGCGACCTTTCGGGCGATGTACCCGAAGGCAAAGGACTTCCAGCGCGTGCGCGACCGGGTGGACCCTCAGCGCAAGTTCCGCAGCGACCTATCGGAGAGGCTGGGATTGTGA
- a CDS encoding polyribonucleotide nucleotidyltransferase produces the protein MEGSTIHSAEIVLDNGPFGTRTIRFETGRLARQAAGSAVAYLDGDTMLLSATTAGKHPKEQFDFFPLTVDVEERMYALGRIPGSFFRREGRPSEDAILTCRLIDRPLRPTFKKGLRNEVQVVITVQSLNPNNPYDVLAINAASLSTQLSGLPFNGPIGAVRVALIGERWVAFPSHAQIEEAVFDMVVAGRVVGDDVAIMMVEAEATEDVVELVRGGAPAPTETVVAEGLEAAKPFIQQLCEAQSDLTGRAGKETREFPVFLDYQDDAYAAVESAVSEKLAQALTIADKQERESALDAIKDEIAEQLAEQFEGREKEISAALRAVTKKQVRQRILRDKVRIDGRGLTDIRALSAEVDVIPRAHGSALFERGETQILGVTTLNMLRMEQQLDTLNPMTRKRYMHNYNFPPFSTGETGRVGSPKRREIGHGALAERALVPVLPSREDFPYAIRQVSEALGSNGSTSMGSVCASTLSLLNAGVPLKAPVAGIAMGLVSDEVDGQMQYVALTDILGAEDAYGDMDFKVAGTSEFVTALQLDTKLDGIPASVLAGALEQARDARMTILDVMGEAIDGPDEMNPLAPRVISLTVPVDKIGAVIGPKGQIINQIQDDTGADITIEDDGTIYIGASNGEAAEEARTMINAIANPQMPEIGERYLGTVVKTTNFGAFISLLPGKDGLLHITEVKKLVGGKRIDSVDDVVKVGDKIRVQIKDIDDRGKLSLAPVLEEAEADSAEQ, from the coding sequence GTGGAGGGTTCCACCATCCACTCCGCCGAGATCGTCCTGGACAACGGGCCGTTCGGCACCCGCACCATCCGTTTCGAGACCGGCCGGCTCGCCCGGCAGGCTGCTGGCTCGGCCGTGGCCTACCTCGACGGCGACACCATGTTGCTGTCGGCGACGACCGCCGGCAAGCACCCGAAAGAGCAGTTCGACTTCTTCCCCCTGACGGTGGACGTCGAGGAGCGGATGTACGCCCTCGGCCGGATCCCCGGTTCGTTCTTCCGCCGTGAGGGCCGGCCCAGCGAGGACGCCATCCTCACCTGCCGGCTGATCGACCGCCCGCTGCGCCCGACCTTCAAGAAGGGCCTGCGCAACGAGGTCCAGGTCGTCATCACGGTCCAGTCCCTGAACCCGAACAACCCCTACGACGTGCTGGCCATCAACGCGGCGTCGCTGTCCACGCAACTGTCCGGGCTGCCGTTCAACGGCCCGATCGGCGCGGTCCGGGTGGCCCTGATCGGCGAGCGCTGGGTGGCGTTCCCCAGCCACGCACAGATCGAGGAGGCCGTGTTCGACATGGTCGTGGCCGGCCGTGTGGTCGGTGACGACGTCGCGATCATGATGGTCGAGGCCGAGGCGACCGAGGACGTCGTGGAACTCGTCCGGGGCGGCGCTCCGGCGCCCACGGAGACCGTCGTCGCCGAGGGACTCGAGGCCGCCAAGCCGTTCATTCAGCAGTTGTGCGAGGCGCAGTCCGACCTCACCGGGCGTGCCGGCAAGGAGACCCGGGAGTTCCCGGTGTTCCTCGACTATCAGGACGACGCGTACGCCGCTGTCGAGTCCGCGGTGAGTGAGAAACTGGCACAGGCGTTGACGATCGCGGACAAGCAGGAGCGGGAGAGCGCCCTGGACGCGATCAAGGACGAGATCGCCGAGCAGCTGGCCGAGCAGTTCGAAGGTCGCGAGAAGGAGATCTCTGCCGCTCTGCGCGCGGTCACCAAGAAGCAGGTCCGGCAGCGGATCCTGCGCGACAAGGTGCGCATCGACGGCCGCGGCCTCACCGACATCCGGGCACTGTCCGCGGAGGTCGACGTGATCCCGCGGGCGCACGGTTCGGCACTGTTCGAGCGCGGCGAGACCCAGATCCTGGGCGTGACCACGCTGAACATGCTGCGCATGGAGCAGCAGCTCGACACGCTGAACCCGATGACCCGCAAGCGCTACATGCACAACTACAACTTCCCGCCCTTCTCCACCGGTGAGACCGGTCGGGTGGGAAGCCCGAAGCGCCGCGAGATCGGCCATGGGGCACTGGCGGAGCGGGCGCTGGTCCCGGTGCTGCCGAGCCGCGAGGACTTCCCCTACGCGATCCGGCAGGTGTCCGAGGCCCTCGGGTCCAACGGCTCCACCTCCATGGGGTCGGTCTGCGCGTCCACCCTGTCGCTGCTCAACGCCGGTGTGCCGCTGAAGGCGCCGGTCGCGGGTATCGCCATGGGCCTGGTCTCCGACGAGGTCGACGGCCAGATGCAGTACGTGGCGCTGACCGACATCCTCGGTGCGGAGGACGCCTACGGTGACATGGACTTCAAGGTCGCCGGCACCAGCGAGTTCGTCACGGCGCTGCAGCTCGACACCAAGCTCGACGGGATCCCCGCCAGCGTGCTCGCCGGCGCGCTGGAGCAGGCGCGTGACGCCCGCATGACGATCCTCGACGTGATGGGCGAGGCCATCGACGGGCCGGACGAGATGAACCCGCTGGCCCCGCGCGTGATCTCGCTGACCGTTCCGGTCGACAAGATCGGTGCGGTCATCGGCCCGAAGGGGCAGATCATCAACCAGATCCAGGACGACACCGGTGCCGACATCACCATCGAGGACGACGGCACGATCTATATCGGCGCCTCAAACGGTGAGGCCGCCGAAGAGGCGCGGACGATGATCAACGCGATCGCGAACCCGCAGATGCCCGAGATCGGCGAGCGGTACCTGGGCACGGTGGTGAAGACGACGAACTTCGGTGCGTTCATCTCACTGCTGCCGGGCAAGGACGGCCTGCTGCACATCACCGAGGTCAAGAAGCTCGTCGGCGGCAAGCGCATCGACAGCGTCGACGACGTGGTGAAGGTCGGCGACAAGATCCGCGTGCAGATCAAGGACATCGACGACCGTGGCAAGTTGAGCCTGGCGCCGGTGCTCGAAGAGGCCGAAGCGGACTCCGCCGAGCAGTGA
- the rpsO gene encoding 30S ribosomal protein S15 — protein sequence MDTATKQKIISDYGTADGDTGSPEVQVALLSHRIAHLTEHLKEHKHDHHSRRGLLLLVGRRRRLLDYLARTDIERYRSLIARLGIRR from the coding sequence ATGGACACTGCCACCAAGCAGAAGATCATCAGTGACTACGGCACGGCTGACGGCGACACCGGCAGCCCCGAGGTGCAGGTCGCTCTGCTGAGCCACCGCATCGCCCACCTCACTGAGCACCTCAAGGAGCACAAGCACGACCACCACAGCCGCCGCGGACTGCTGCTGCTCGTGGGCCGGCGTCGCCGCCTGCTCGACTACTTGGCCCGCACGGACATCGAGCGCTACCGTTCGCTGATCGCGCGGCTGGGTATTCGCCGATAG
- a CDS encoding SDR family NAD(P)-dependent oxidoreductase: MIDSLGNVQSVLLIGGTSEIGHAILERLAQGGRLQRVVLLGRNEMALERTAQSWRDRGMQTQVIVADLSGELDVPVLTGRCFDTGDIDVVVLAAGITPDAEALTDPQVARDVVMVNFVSQMQLGTEIVQRLRLQGHGALVVLSSVAGERPRADNYLYGASKVGLDAWANGLADALVDEPLRILVVRPGMVRTRMSAGHKEAPFTCDPEDVAEAVATNLRSGPVTVWVPPQLRYFMSGLRHTPRPVFRRLSSMR; the protein is encoded by the coding sequence GTGATCGACTCACTGGGCAACGTGCAGAGCGTCCTGTTGATCGGGGGCACGTCCGAGATCGGGCACGCCATCCTCGAGCGACTCGCGCAAGGCGGACGGTTGCAGCGCGTCGTGCTCCTGGGTCGCAACGAGATGGCTTTGGAACGCACGGCGCAGTCCTGGCGCGACCGGGGCATGCAGACCCAGGTCATCGTGGCGGACCTCAGCGGTGAGTTGGATGTGCCCGTGCTCACGGGGCGCTGCTTCGACACCGGTGACATCGACGTCGTGGTCCTGGCCGCCGGCATCACGCCCGATGCGGAGGCGCTGACCGATCCGCAGGTGGCCCGCGATGTGGTGATGGTCAATTTCGTCAGCCAGATGCAACTCGGTACCGAGATCGTGCAGCGGCTGCGCCTACAGGGACATGGTGCACTGGTGGTTCTGTCGTCGGTCGCTGGGGAGCGGCCGCGGGCGGACAACTACCTGTACGGCGCCAGCAAGGTCGGACTGGATGCGTGGGCGAACGGTCTGGCCGACGCGCTGGTGGACGAGCCGCTGCGGATCCTCGTCGTGCGTCCGGGCATGGTGCGAACGCGGATGAGCGCCGGGCACAAGGAGGCTCCATTCACCTGCGATCCGGAGGATGTCGCCGAGGCGGTGGCCACGAACCTGCGGTCGGGCCCGGTGACGGTATGGGTGCCGCCGCAGTTGCGCTACTTCATGAGCGGTCTGCGCCACACGCCGCGACCAGTGTTCCGGCGGTTGTCCTCTATGCGGTGA
- a CDS encoding insulinase family protein has product MSPRSQVVLRDPGGITVHRTLIPSGPQVFTEVIPAVRSVSVGVWVPIGSRHETRATAGATHFLEHLLFKGTRRRSALDIAADIEGVGGEINAFTTKEYTCYHVRLLDEHLEVAIDVLSDMLGGSLLRHSDIEAERGVVLEEIAMSEDDPLDIARNELERAMFHGHPLGAPVAGTTASVSAMRNAAIRGHYRRYYTPDNYVITAVGSASHRRVVSLVSKAFGLAAEPVRAPKSTKAPQHPRGGQERLGRAFEQVNVLLGYPGLPRPDSRRYAMSVLHTILGGGMSSRLFQEVREHRSLAYSVSAFRSGYSDAGVFGVHAGCAPEKLDQTREVIEAVLHEAATAGLSAAEVQAAKNQVKGQMVLDLEDPGMRLMRLGTRALFGEPIIGLTTGLARVDAVSTRDVCDLAEEILSFPAVEVVVGPSEVSA; this is encoded by the coding sequence GTGAGTCCGCGCTCCCAGGTGGTCCTGCGCGACCCTGGGGGGATCACTGTGCACCGCACGCTGATCCCCTCGGGGCCGCAGGTCTTCACGGAGGTGATCCCGGCGGTCCGGTCGGTGTCTGTGGGGGTCTGGGTCCCGATCGGTTCGCGGCATGAGACCCGGGCAACCGCCGGGGCGACGCATTTCCTCGAGCACCTGCTGTTCAAAGGCACGCGCCGGCGTTCGGCGCTGGACATCGCGGCGGACATCGAGGGGGTGGGCGGCGAGATCAACGCCTTCACCACCAAGGAGTACACCTGCTATCACGTCCGTCTGCTGGACGAGCACCTCGAGGTCGCCATCGACGTGCTCTCCGACATGCTCGGCGGATCGCTGCTGCGCCACTCCGACATCGAGGCCGAACGCGGGGTGGTTCTCGAGGAGATCGCGATGAGCGAGGACGACCCGCTCGACATCGCCCGCAACGAGCTGGAGCGGGCGATGTTCCATGGGCACCCGTTGGGGGCGCCCGTCGCCGGCACCACGGCCAGTGTCTCCGCGATGCGCAACGCGGCGATCCGCGGGCATTACCGGCGGTACTACACCCCCGACAACTACGTCATCACCGCGGTGGGCAGCGCCTCGCACCGGCGGGTGGTCTCCCTGGTGAGCAAGGCCTTCGGGCTGGCCGCCGAACCGGTACGTGCTCCCAAATCCACCAAAGCACCCCAGCATCCGCGTGGCGGGCAGGAGCGGCTGGGTCGCGCGTTCGAACAGGTCAACGTCTTGCTCGGATACCCGGGACTGCCGCGTCCGGACTCCCGCCGCTACGCCATGTCGGTGCTGCACACCATCCTCGGCGGGGGCATGTCCAGCCGGCTCTTCCAGGAGGTCCGGGAGCACCGCAGCCTCGCATACTCGGTCAGTGCCTTCCGGTCCGGATACAGCGACGCCGGGGTCTTCGGCGTGCACGCCGGCTGCGCCCCGGAGAAGTTGGACCAGACCCGGGAGGTCATTGAGGCCGTCCTGCACGAGGCAGCCACCGCCGGACTGTCCGCCGCTGAGGTGCAAGCCGCGAAGAACCAGGTCAAGGGCCAGATGGTGCTGGACCTCGAGGACCCGGGGATGCGGCTGATGCGACTGGGGACCCGGGCGCTGTTCGGCGAACCGATCATCGGATTGACAACCGGGCTGGCCCGCGTGGATGCCGTGAGCACGCGCGATGTGTGCGACCTGGCTGAGGAGATCCTGTCCTTTCCCGCTGTCGAAGTGGTCGTCGGTCCCTCGGAGGTGTCGGCATGA